In a genomic window of Henningerozyma blattae CBS 6284 chromosome 9, complete genome:
- the TBLA0I02700 gene encoding uncharacterized protein (similar to Saccharomyces cerevisiae YGR067C; ancestral locus Anc_4.214) has protein sequence MPKSHVCAFCRRAFSRSEHRKRHERSHQGVKPFQCAVCNHVFVRRDLLKRHIKTVHRAWLLEHGQDNSQLFKQDLFVNSLIKIAANAEPPPLKDEWPSSKSPSSKSPSEIATAMAVPPALTHPPCENKISAAKQSTSAISKPVLKESRTKDPPPPILPNLLQLKLPASLVQIDISHLPDQNSTLQRAVDYLSQNNILVHSIQQPLSNLTHWKFNSNLLILSLLSLGYSLSNDSSNADFIWFHAWNIVLENFNKNNFFQDIFLPANILIHTLLHHSPWLLQSHCDLQIIKVYQILLCKMTTKVYKISKKHTTMEIWYFFTTYSTLLYQNTGPIDNTDDIPNLLYNWFLNYKLLKNNYLNVKSHLTLYQWLQLLSDPSTITPTTVIDTSLLDIIINACNLEYKLNLSKISPPPPALPNLFFFQDYSQLQLFLQTIENLYQSPLISPTPSSPPILSHLLWSIFVIQNIDSSYTSSLLHSPNPYPRDTPYPSHILRNESMANLSTHILSTMYNNTPLSQRDLLFLIDILIFQTNYWLPLSQLPTSNATQILGSYYTLHLPSISPSSILSFLHSSIESVAINYKLSLSNLQIYTLLLDFNNELSQKLSTNHLSSPLVARRRRRRRSSAIDPLITPIQHDSTSNEPIILPPLLDDQLSPTSSSSVQFNYIPTNNRKNSLTITTTELPDTRDVRRRSSMGFPGVSPITALPLQRSSSLNLTNSTANNTKIRLPSTSELFNTIIQ, from the coding sequence ATGCCAAAATCTCACGTATGCGCTTTTTGCCGCCGAGCCTTTTCACGCTCCGAGCATCGTAAACGCCACGAACGGTCTCATCAAGGTGTCAAACCATTCCAATGTGCTGTTTGCAACCACGTGTTTGTACGGCGCGATTTGCTCAAACGGCATATCAAAACAGTCCATCGTGCTTGGTTACTTGAACATGGTCAAGATAATTCGCAATTGTTTAAACAAGATTTATTTGTAAACTCGCTGATAAAGATTGCAGCAAATGCAGAACCGCCACCATTAAAAGACGAATGGCCTTCAAGCAAGTCGCCTTCAAGCAAGTCGCCTTCGGAAATTGCTACTGCTATGGCCGTGCCGCCAGCTTTAACACACCCGCCAtgtgaaaataaaatttcgGCGGCAAAACAATCTACCTCGGCAATATCAAAACCCgttttaaaagaatctCGGACTAAAGACCCACCTCCACCTATACTGCCGAATCTGttacaattgaaattacCTGCATCTCTAGTACAAATAGATATCTCGCATTTGCCCGATCAAAACTCCACACTACAACGTGCTGTCGATTATCTTTCACAAAATAACATTCTCGTACACTCAATCCAACAACCTTTATCCAATCTTACCCATTGgaaattcaattcaaaCCTGCTAATTCTCTCCTTGCTCTCTCTTGGTTACTCCCTTTCAAACGATTCGTCCAATGCAGATTTCATTTGGTTCCACGCTTGGAATATCGTTTTGGaaaactttaataaaaataatttcttccAAGATATCTTCCTACCAGCAAATATCCTCATCCATACACTCCTCCATCATTCTCCTTGGTTATTACAATCCCATTGCGATCTACAAATCATTAAAGTCTACCAAATCTTGCTGTGTAAGATGACCACAAAAGTTTACAAAATCTCCAAAAAACATACCACCATGGAAATATGGTACTTCTTCACCACCTATTCAACCCTGCTCTATCAAAATACTGGTCCCATCGATAACACTGACGATATCCCCAATCTGCTCTACAATTGGTTTCTCAATTACAAgttattgaaaaacaaCTATTTGAATGTGAAAAGCCATCTCACTTTATACCAATGGTTGCAACTTCTCTCCGATCCCTCTACAATCACCCCGACCACAGTAATCGACACTTCACTCCTagatatcatcatcaacgCTTGtaatttggaatataaattaaatttatccAAAATCtctcctcctcctccaGCTTTGCCAaacttgtttttttttcaagattATTCCCAATTACAACTGTTCCTTCAAACAATCGAAAATCTATACCAATCCCCTTTGATTTCCCCCACACCTTCTTCCCCACCAATCCTTTCCCATCTGCTCTGGTCTATTTTCGtcattcaaaatattgattcCTCCTACACTTCCTCCCTCTTGCACTCCCCTAACCCTTACCCAAGAGACACCCCTTACCCATCCCATATCCTACGTAATGAATCCATGGCAAATTTGTCCACTCATATCTTATCAACAATGTACAACAACACTCCACTCTCACAAAGGGATTTACTTTTCCTCATAGACATTCTAATATTCCAAACGAATTATTGGCTCCCACTATCACAACTACCAACTTCTAATGCCACACAAATTCTTGGTTCTTATTACACTTTACACCTTCCTTCAATCTCCCCATCTTCAATCTTATCTTTTCTTCATTCCTCCATCGAATCTGTCGCAATCAATTATAAACTCTCTCTTTCAAACCTTCAAATATATACTCTCCTTCTTGATTTTAACAATGAATTGTctcaaaaattatcaacaaATCATTTATCTTCCCCACTGGTCgcaagaagaagaagaagaagaagaagttcTGCCATAGACCCTTTGATTACCCCAATTCAACATGATTCCACTTCTAATGAACCCATCATCTTACCCCCACTCTTGGATGATCAACTCTCTCCAACTTCCTCATCTTCTGttcaattcaattacaTACCAACAAATAATAGGAAAAACTCTCTCACCATCACAACGACAGAATTACCAGATACAAGAGACGTTAGAAGAAGGTCTTCTATGGGATTCCCCGGTGTATCACCAATAACAGCATTACCTTTACAACgatcttcttctttaaatttaacaaattctacggcaaataatacaaagATAAGATTGCCTTCTACTTCAGAACTATTCAATACCATCATCCAATAG
- the IVY1 gene encoding Ivy1p (similar to Saccharomyces cerevisiae IVY1 (YDR229W); ancestral locus Anc_8.450): MEETSPQRQQDLQAQQQQEEIKEQNTGSTNYLSTGRYAPHLSEFYSIFNNRNQVPSISLDNTSITTEHFQNAYSRRPSSIRSTTSTISDLQTLVTKRDMQNTSAAIIDLWKSSAAYSKSLKKNAKNSSRVATSIETLAKLKGCNDETAKKLLNASGLFHLLSNHEQIMSNTLEVLINNNIDVILHDFEQNSKSLQNQFKKNCKEQSNKLKLQEKYNTQLAKRKVRNIISYRESLTNLQIQLDQLEQLRHDFYQDSYLLVDSTCNQLLKDVASLSRAQVEICENIARKGWSGGGLDDLLLDADDPFSKDEEDDEEEDEEGNNNNNTNRNFDADDPYRTPRLEYEAQQREQQQELLKQQLHSPMISPQQDQQNTHSEMNSTLDKNLTPINKSSPVNNYSSKSYTSTNGNSPIIRTNSDTEQDNYYSKTSGSVKLAPTFRDLDTPIYEEEHSFSLPKANSVKSNDEPNFDNVNILPHDILITTDTSNVVDPQVNKDDAIAEQIPQNGINDIIESLRDTHI; this comes from the coding sequence ATGGAAGAAACATCCCCACAACGCCAACAAGACCTACAGGcgcaacaacaacaagaagaaattaaagaacAAAATACGGGCTCAACGAATTATCTTTCAACGGGTAGATATGCTCCACATCTATCGGAATTCTATtcaatctttaataatagaaacCAAGTACCTTCTATCTCGTTAGACAACACGTCCATTACTACAGaacattttcaaaatgCTTATAGTAGAAGACCTTCTAGCATACGATCAACAACAAGCACTATAAGTGATTTACAAACTTTAGTAACAAAAAGAGATATGCAAAATACCTCAGCTGCTATTATTGATCTTTGGAAAAGTTCTGCAGCTTATTCGAaatcattgaaaaaaaatgcaaaaaaTTCAAGTAGAGTAGCTACCTCTATCGAGACTTTAGCTAAACTGAAAGGTTGTAATGATGAAACcgcaaaaaaattattaaacgCCAGTGGATTATTCCATCTACTATCCAATCATGAACAGATCATGTCAAATACTTTAGaagttttaataaataataatatcgaTGTCATTCTTCATGATTTCGaacaaaattcaaaatctttacaaaatcaatttaaaaaaaattgtaaagaACAAAGTAACAAACtaaaattacaagaaaaatataatactcAATTGGCCAAGAGGAAAGTTAGAAACATCATTTCTTATAGAGAAAGTTTAACAAATTTACAAATACAATTGGATCAATTAGAACAACTGAGACATGACTTTTATCAGGATTCTTACTTATTAGTGGATTCTACTTGTAACCAACTATTAAAAGATGTTGCAAGCTTATCAAGAGCTCAAGTAGAAATTTGTGAAAATATAGCTAGAAAAGGTTGGTCTGGTGGTGGTTtagatgatttattattagatgcAGATGATCCTTTTAGcaaagatgaagaagatgatgaagaagaagacgAAGaaggaaataataataataatactaatcGTAATTTTGATGCTGATGACCCATATAGAACACCAAGATTAGAATATGAAGCTCAACAACGAGAACAACAACAAGAACTAttaaaacaacaattaCATTCTCCAATGATCTCGCCACAACAAGATCAACAAAATACTCATTCAGAAATGAATTCAACTCTcgataaaaatttaactccaattaataaatcatctCCAGTCAATAATTATTCTAGCAAGAGCTATACATCCACCAACGGAAACTCCCCTATAATACGAACTAATAGTGACACAGAACAAGATAATTACTACTCAAAAACTTCTGGAAGTGTTAAATTAGCCCCAACATTTCGAGATTTAGATACTCCTATATACGAGGAAGAACATTCTTTTTCACTACCAAAGGCAAATAGTGTGAAAAGTAATGACGAACCCAATTTTGATAATGTAAACATCTTACCGCATGATATACTAATTACGACAGATACTTCTAATGTAGTTGATCCACAAGtaaataaagatgatgCAATTGCAGAACAAATACCTCAAAATGGcattaatgatattatagAATCTTTAAGGGACACTCATATATGA
- the VHT1 gene encoding Vht1p (similar to Saccharomyces cerevisiae VHT1 (YGR065C); ancestral locus Anc_4.212): MKLPNWLPHLRVLPEDDINSQVRVEDSDEFLQNSSDKISAIESVNNVSIVEYSKEVNPDLRKNEYELHDTKITSTSNKLNSNNNHDTPNTTVDSDNSDIDFKDPSGQEKLDYQYQRTEIITNNNNDLGNESKTGFKMYSSDVTATMEHSPLGPSTKRVPYELRDEANRKWWKCFDEFEYRMNKKAVLPKSMRWKFLYHPRTDNPKAEKRLLFKIDILIAFYFFILCWSKSVDSNNFTNAYVSNMKEDLHMKGNDYVYTTTIANVGSIIFQLPFMYLLPRFPPHIILPFMDLGWSFFTFACYRAKSLAEMRAYRFILNAFGAAYYPVSQYLLGCWYAPDEITSRVCLFFFGQLLGGVTSGLLQARIFESLNGKCGLAGWRWMFLIDAIAISLPTAVLGFFVIPGIPSKCYSLFLTDEEIRVARLRNKMNQIVDGKSSSELPSLFSWKPWKAVFLKPTFWVLVVFDMCSWNNMTAFSGSYALWLKSNPKYSITQVNNLSALPAALGFAYVAFCSFGADIFRCKWIFMVFAAIMNCVSCGLLIKWDISSQAKWFAFLTTYFSVSASPCLWSYINDFLRFDPQVKAITWIAIYSFSQSTNAWIPTLAWQTVESPRFKTGYTVSIVFGAIYGAWTFVVLYYYKRLEKRNAFKNGIILYNSAKGENVPEFVVNDMEEIDGSYYFKKQPSYIDT; the protein is encoded by the coding sequence ATGAAACTACCAAACTGGTTGCCTCACCTTCGTGTTTTACCtgaagatgatattaattCACAAGTCCGTGTGGAGGATTCTGACGAATTTTTACAGAATTCTTCGGATAAAATATCAGCTATTGAATCAGTTAATAATGTTTCTATAGTTGAATATTCTAAGGAAGTTAATCCTGATTTgagaaaaaatgaatatgaacTTCATGATACTAAAATAACCTCTACTTCTAACAAATTAAactctaataataatcatgaTACACCTAATACCACTGTTGATTCTGATAACTCTgatattgattttaaagatCCCTCAGgtcaagaaaaattagattatcaatatcaacGTActgaaattattacaaataataataatgatttggGAAATGAAAGTAAAACTGGTTTTAAAATGTATTCTTCTGATGTTACTGCGACAATGGAACACTCTCCACTTGGCCCATCAACAAAAAGAGTCCCATATGAGTTGCGTGATGAAGCTAATCGGAAATGGTGGAAATgttttgatgaatttgaatatagAATGAATAAGAAGGCTGTCCTACCAAAAAGTATGAGATGgaaatttctttatcatcCTCGTACCGATAATCCAAAGGCTGAAAAAAGACtactttttaaaattgatattcttattgccttttatttttttattttatgttGGTCAAAATCAGTggattcaaataattttaccaACGCATATGTGTCAAATATGAAAGAAGATTTACATATGAAAGGTAATGATTATGTATACACAACTACAATTGCAAATGTTGGCTCCATTATCTTTCAATTACCATTCATGTATCTGTTACCAAGATTCCCTCCTCATATTATATTGCCATTCATGGACCTTGGTTGGTCATTCTTTACATTTGCGTGTTATAGAGCTAAATCATTAGCAGAAATGCGAGCTTATAGATTCATTTTAAATGCATTTGGTGCTGCCTATTATCCTGTTTCTCAATATCTATTAGGTTGTTGGTATGCTCCAGATGAAATCACTTCAAGAGTTTGTCTATTCTTTTTTGGTCAATTATTAGGTGGTGTCACTTCAGGTCTTTTACAGGCAAGAATTTTTGAAAGTTTAAATGGTAAATGCGGTCTTGCTGGTTGGAGATGGatgtttttaattgatgCAATAGCTATCTCATTACCAACCGCTGTATTAGGCTTTTTTGTAATTCCAGGTATCCCATCAAAATGTTATTCATTGTTTTTGACAGATGAAGAGATTAGAGTAGCACGTTTgagaaataaaatgaatCAGATTGTTGATGGTAAAAGTTCTTCTGAATTACCTTCTTTGTTTAGTTGGAAACCATGGAAAGCTGTGTTTTTAAAACCAACATTTTGGGTCTTAGTTGTATTTGATATGTGTTCTTGGAACAATATGACAGCTTTCAGTGGTTCATATGCACTTTGGTTAAAATCAAATCCCAAGTATTCTATTACACAAGTCAATAACTTAAGTGCATTACCAGCTGCCTTAGGTTTTGCCTATGTGGCATTCTGTTCTTTTGGTGCAGATATATTCCGATGTAAATGGATATTTATGGTCTTTGCCGCAATTATGAATTGTGTTTCATGTGGATTGTTAATCAAATGGGATATTTCTTCACAAGCGAAATGGTTTGCATTTTTAACAACATATTTTAGTGTTTCGGCTTCTCCATGTTTATGGTCATACATTAACGATTTCCTAAGATTTGATCCTCAAGTCAAAGCTATTACATGGATTGctatttattcattttcacAATCTACCAATGCATGGATCCCAACTTTAGCTTGGCAAACCGTAGAATCACCAAGATTTAAGACAGGTTACACAGTTAGTATTGTATTTGGTGCCATTTATGGTGCCTGGACATTTGTggttttatattattataaaagatTAGAGAAGAGAAATGCTTTCAAAAATGgcattattttatataattctgCAAAGGGAGAAAATGTTCCTGAGTTTGTAGTAAATGATATGGAAGAAATTGATGgttcttattattttaaaaagcAACCATCATATATTGATACGTAA
- the SPT4 gene encoding transcription elongation factor SPT4 (similar to Saccharomyces cerevisiae SPT4 (YGR063C); ancestral locus Anc_4.210), which translates to MSSERACMLCGIVQSTNEISRNGCPNCQGVFEEAGVSAMECTSPSFEGLVGMCKPTKSWVAKWLSVDQNIPGLYAVKVDGRLPIEVVDLLPHYKPRDGSQVE; encoded by the coding sequence ATGTCTAGTGAAAGAGCTTGTATGTTATGTGGTATAGTACAATCcacaaatgaaatttcaagaaaTGGTTGTCCAAACTGTCAGGGTGTATTTGAAGAAGCTGGTGTATCAGCTATGGAATGTACATCCCCATCATTTGAAGGTCTAGTTGGTATGTGTAAGCCAACTAAATCATGGGTTGCTAAATGGCTTAGTGTGGATCAAAATATCCCTGGATTGTACGCTGTTAAAGTCGATGGTCGTTTACCAATTGAAGTTGTCGACTTATTACCTCATTACAAGCCAAGAGATGGTAGCCAAGTTGAGTAA
- the COX18 gene encoding membrane insertase COX18 (similar to Saccharomyces cerevisiae COX18 (YGR062C); ancestral locus Anc_4.209) translates to MFLRSGISRTFVSLNSSVVFKGRYLGRNAGFNNIYTRTSINLQSPRRNYYVFDMVSQGLLALHQATALPWLLLIPGVTIVLRSIVTLPLSVWQRKRIVQQHELRRIVKGITPISKLRLASVASTQANQPPEISSAVPNLLPEQITLLALKETRKKQKKLFKEYHVETWKNFVLPLVQIPLWVSVSMGIRSLVNSGQPITDIYQNDILQSITAITNSTLDLGIPLVGVPMVIPLFLGVLSILNVEYNGRLMIARRKTVGDIPVATRPEQSRLFIAMSSILNVSKLGCIFMMGVSSQAPLILSLYWITSQLFSLIQNIILEKLWKYEV, encoded by the coding sequence atgttTCTTCGATCGGGTATATCAAGAACCTTTGTTTCTTTGAACAGTTCTGTTGTTTTTAAGGGACGATATCTAGGGAGAAATGCTGgattcaataatatatatactcgTACCTCAATTAACCTTCAATCACCtagaagaaattattatgtTTTTGATATGGTTTCGCAAGGATTATTAGCCTTACATCAAGCTACAGCTCTTCCATGGCTACTGCTAATACCAGGTGTCACCATTGTATTAAGGTCAATTGTTACATTACCATTGAGTGTATGGCAACGTAAAAGAATAGTTCAGCAGCATGAACTGCGAAGGATTGTTAAAGGTATAACACCAATATCTAAGCTAAGGCTTGCATCTGTGGCATCAACTCAGGCTAATCAGCCTCCAGAAATAAGCTCAGCTGTTCCGAATCTTTTACCTGAACAGATTACATTATTAGctttaaaagaaacaagaaagaaacaaaagaaattattcaaagaaTACCATGTTGAGACATGGAAGAACTTTGTATTACCACTAGTCCAAATTCCTTTATGGGTTAGTGTCTCTATGGGAATCAGATCACTAGTTAACAGTGGGCAACCGATTACTGATATATATCAAAATGATATCTTACAATCTATTACTGCTATTACAAATTCTACACTAGATCTAGGGATACCGTTAGTTGGAGTGCCTATGGTAAttcctttatttttaggtGTCTTGTCGATTTTAAATGTTGAGTATAATGGACGATTAATGATAGCAAGACGCAAAACAGTTGGTGATATTCCAGTAGCAACACGACCAGAACAATCCAGATTATTCATTGCAATGTCATCTATTCTAAATGTTTCAAAACTGGGCTGTATATTTATGATGGGCGTTTCATCACAAGCACCcttaattttatctttatacTGGATTACTTCACAATTATTTTCTCTTATCCAGAACATTATCTTGGAAAAGCTTTGGAAATATGAAGTGTAG
- the COX20 gene encoding Cox20p (similar to Saccharomyces cerevisiae COX20 (YDR231C); ancestral locus Anc_8.451), giving the protein MGFFSSNNSQDDKKTDENTELKNYSKGQRILLQDTEPKFQDNAPSINESARDTFNKALKTVSWDDFTLEKLTATPCFRDAGMVGFSSMFVLGGITLLYHKNPMKATNWSICGLLLGSIVGWEQCRITRTNSFKNAQIAKEIVKNKPKAMINPKEHDERLVNQWNHEDLTNSTPWYKFW; this is encoded by the coding sequence ATGGGtttcttttcttcaaataattcacaagatgataaaaaaacCGATGAGAACACAGagctaaaaaattattcaaaaggTCAAAGAATTCTTTTACAAGATACAGAACCCAAGTTTCAAGATAACGCCCCATCTATTAATGAATCTGCAAGGgatacttttaataaagcTCTTAAAACAGTCTCTTGGGACGATTTCACACTAGAAAAGTTAACAGCAACGCCATGTTTTAGAGATGCTGGAATGGTAGGTTTCTCTAGTATGTTTGTCCTAGGTGGTATCACCTTATTATATCATAAGAATCCAATGAAAGCTACCAATTGGTCAATATGTGGGTTATTACTAGGTTCTATTGTTGGTTGGGAACAATGTAGGATAACTAGAACTAACAGTTTTAAAAACGCACAAATAGCTAAAgaaattgttaaaaataaaccGAAGGCAATGATAAATCCAAAAGAACATGACGAGAGACTTGTAAATCAATGGAATCATGAAGatttaacaaattcaaCTCCTTGGTACAAATTCTGGTAA
- the PCF11 gene encoding Pcf11p (similar to Saccharomyces cerevisiae PCF11 (YDR228C); ancestral locus Anc_8.444) yields the protein MDQEVDPVVKEFSNILDELSFNSRPIITTLTKIAEEHISCAQYFVDLLESRIEKCVPKQKLYSFYALDSICKNAGSPYTIFFSRNLFNLYKKTYLLVDNTTRTKLINMFKTWMTPNESSGGLIPLFETSALEKIENFLIKASALHQKNFQNMLPTPTVPLLLREIDKLSLLTNERLKNQANDEKLKIKLMVLSQLKQELQKEKLTMAALKQVQIQLKQVFAQDQQVLQQQHMQDQYNKQQQQQQIQQQQQQQQQQLQQQDQQQFQQHSSSDSNDLSKSGTPIVPLFGNSNNMEIQSSLFGNITRTFTPPNFSEIDKNNKLEKIRKLYNELREIKLIYEPSKESIVTLYDKLGGNPNSRNILNTNSNANNNNNSNNTIVMRKLPSIELLTDILRDSRAYMARSNNSELLNSIHIQLSDKYLLNNDNKEIKNNFINLLYRNKSNKCKLCGKRFGNSAEEKRSYSNHLDWHFRINKRIKGTTVNSSNNNGSSIKSSSKNIQSRNWYLENTQWIKFKDDEIISTQSISNNNNNNNNTNNSNTNNNSNNNSNIKSNVETGGDNTQKNVTGRNKRSINQMTYEGNSIKEKSIKTKYVIVPENTNEEMNYKCSICKEIVNASYDDELGEWIWKNTLEENGKYYHSTCFNETIKNRENDEDSTGLKKLRSMISEGN from the coding sequence atgGATCAAGAAGTAGACCCAGTTGTTAAGGAGTTTTCCAATATCCTTGATGAGctttcatttaattcaagaCCAATTATTACCACATTAACGAAAATTGCAGAAGAACACATTTCATGTGCACAATATTTTGTTGACCTATTAGAATCTAGAATTGAGAAATGTGTACCAAAACAAAAgttatattcattttatgCTTTAGATTCGATTTGTAAAAATGCAGGTAGTCCatatacaattttttttagtagaaatttatttaatttatacaAAAAGACATATTTATTAGTTGATAATACAACAAGAactaaattaataaatatgttTAAAACATGGATGACACCAAATGAATCTTCAGGTGGGTTGATACCGTTATTTGAGACTTCTgcattagaaaaaattgagaattttttaattaaagcaAGTGCCTTacatcaaaaaaatttccaaaatatGTTACCTACACCTACAGTacctttattattaagagagattgataaattatccTTATTAACAAATGAAAGACTTAAAAATCAGgctaatgatgaaaaattgaagattaAATTAATGGTTTTATCACAATTGAAACAAGAGTTACAGAAGGAAAAATTAACTATGGCAGCTTTGAAACAAGTTCAAATTCAGTTGAAACAGGTGTTTGCTCAAGATCAACAAGTtttacaacaacaacataTGCAAGATCAATATAACAAGCAACAACAGCAGCAGCAAATccagcagcagcagcaacagcagcaacagcaactTCAACAACAAGATCAACAACAATTTCAACAACATTCAAGTAGCGATTCCAATGATCTTTCGAAAAGTGGAACTCCTATTGTTCCATTATTTGGTAATTCAAACAATATGGAAATTCAATCATCGTTATTTGGTAATATTACAAGGACTTTTACTCCaccaaatttttcagagattgataaaaataataaattagaaaaaatacgaaaattatataatgaattacgtgaaatcaaattaatttatgaACCTTCTAAAGAATCTATTGTCACTTTATATGATAAATTAGGTGGAAACCCCAATTccagaaatattttaaatactaattcaaacgctaataataataataacagtaataatactataGTCATGAGGAAATTACCCAgtattgaattattgaCAGATATTTTGAGAGATTCAAGAGCATACATGGCACGTTCAAATAATagtgaattattaaattcgattcatattcaattatctgataaatatttattaaataacgATAATAAAGAGAttaagaataattttatcaatttgcTTTATAGAAATAAGTCAAATAAATGTAAGCTTTGTGGTAAGAGATTTGGTAATTCAGCGGAAGAAAAGAGATCATATAGTAACCATTTAGATTGGCATTTCAGaatcaataaaagaattaaaggTACCACTGTGAATtcttccaataataatgggTCCAGTATTAAAAGTAGTTCTAAAAACATTCAATCAAGAAATTGgtatttagaaaatactCAATggattaaatttaaagatgatgaaattatttctaCACAATCGAtttccaataataacaataacaataacaatacaaacaattccaataccaataataatagtaataataatagcaatataAAATCTAATGTAGAGACTGGAGGAGATAATACACAAAAGAATGTGACTGGTAGAAATAAGAGGAGTATTAATCAAATGACATATGAAGGCAATagtattaaagaaaaatcgATCAAGACTAAATATGTCATTGTTCCtgaaaatacaaatgaaGAGATGAATTATAAATGTTCTATTTGTAAAGAAATTGTCAATGCTAGTTATGATGATGAACTTGGAGAATGGATTTGGAAGAATACTCTTGAAGAGAATGggaaatattatcattctACATGTTTCAATGAGACGATAAAGAACCgtgaaaatgatgaagattcAACTggattaaagaaattgagAAGTATGATAAGTGAAGGTAATTGA